One segment of Pantoea sp. Lij88 DNA contains the following:
- a CDS encoding metallophosphoesterase: MDYHVLNGAEWRRIWVVGDIHGCRRELDALLEQHQFDRQQDLLISVGDIIDRGPDSLGCLALLKEPWFRCVRGNHEEMALSALQGQKMALWQMNGGDWFFRLRGAALIAARHALQRCRELPLILHLQLGERIVVIAHADYPAREYALNKPLDWQQVVWSRQRLEGIESGEEAGIRGAEAFYFGHTPLKQPLTIANLHYIDTGAVFGNHLTMLQLK, from the coding sequence ATGGATTACCACGTCCTGAATGGCGCAGAGTGGCGACGGATCTGGGTGGTGGGCGATATTCATGGTTGCCGCCGCGAGCTGGATGCGTTGCTGGAACAGCATCAGTTTGACCGGCAGCAGGATTTACTGATTTCGGTTGGCGACATCATCGATCGCGGGCCGGACAGTCTGGGTTGTCTGGCGCTGCTCAAGGAACCCTGGTTTCGCTGCGTACGGGGAAATCATGAGGAGATGGCGCTGTCGGCGTTGCAGGGGCAGAAAATGGCGCTCTGGCAGATGAACGGTGGCGACTGGTTCTTTCGGCTGCGCGGCGCAGCATTAATTGCGGCGCGTCACGCGTTGCAGCGCTGTCGTGAGCTGCCGCTGATACTTCATCTGCAATTGGGTGAGCGCATTGTTGTAATTGCTCATGCGGACTATCCGGCCAGGGAATATGCGCTGAATAAGCCACTCGACTGGCAACAGGTGGTCTGGAGCCGTCAGCGGCTGGAGGGCATAGAGTCAGGGGAGGAGGCGGGCATCCGTGGCGCAGAGGCCTTTTACTTTGGTCACACGCCGCTGAAACAGCCGCTGACGATTGCCAATCTGCATTACATCGATACCGGCGCAGTGTTTGGCAATCATCTGACGATGCTGCAACTCAAGTGA
- the rsmF gene encoding 16S rRNA (cytosine(1407)-C(5))-methyltransferase RsmF: MVHCRLCLNWNVPVSDASSFFPADFLSLMRQSLPDEASFAQFIAYSQQPLRRSIRVNTLKISVADFLSQTAGYDWQLTPVPWCEEGFWISREDESLPLGSVAEHLSGLFYIQEASSMLPVTALFDAQSEVSAVMDMAAAPGSKTTQIAARMGNQGIILANEFSSSRVKVLHANISRCGVSNSALTHFDARVFGPALPEQFDAILLDAPCSGEGVIRKDADALKNWSLASTEAIAATQRDLLDSAFHALKPGGTLVYSTCTLNQIENQQVISWLLQRYPDAVDVEPLSGLFEGAEQAATPEGYLHVFPQMFDSEGFFVARLRKTASVEPLPVPGYKVGKLPFSHLSRKLESEIVQAAAAVSIKWDDSLELWQRDKEIWLFPKAVTPLLGKVRFSRIGLKLAETFAKGYRWQHEAVIALAKPDATQTFELTAAEAEEWYRGRDIYPETAPANNEMIVTYQQQPLGLAKKVGTRIKNSYPRELVRDGRLFR, from the coding sequence ATGGTACACTGCCGCCTTTGCCTTAACTGGAATGTGCCCGTGTCAGATGCTTCTTCGTTTTTCCCCGCCGATTTTCTCTCATTAATGCGTCAGAGCCTGCCCGATGAGGCGAGCTTCGCGCAGTTCATCGCCTATAGTCAGCAGCCTCTGCGCCGCAGTATCCGCGTCAATACCCTGAAGATCAGCGTGGCCGATTTCCTGAGCCAGACCGCCGGGTATGACTGGCAGCTGACGCCGGTGCCGTGGTGCGAAGAGGGATTCTGGATCAGCCGGGAAGATGAGAGCCTGCCGCTGGGCAGCGTTGCTGAGCATCTCAGCGGCCTGTTCTACATTCAGGAAGCCAGCTCCATGCTGCCGGTGACGGCCCTGTTTGATGCCCAATCAGAGGTCAGCGCGGTGATGGATATGGCGGCGGCACCGGGTTCCAAAACCACCCAGATTGCTGCGCGGATGGGTAATCAGGGCATTATCCTGGCTAACGAGTTCTCCTCCAGCCGGGTGAAAGTGCTGCACGCCAACATCAGCCGCTGCGGCGTCAGCAACAGTGCCTTAACGCACTTTGACGCCCGGGTCTTCGGGCCCGCCCTGCCGGAACAGTTCGACGCAATACTGCTCGACGCGCCCTGCTCCGGCGAAGGGGTGATTCGCAAAGATGCGGACGCACTGAAAAACTGGTCACTGGCGAGCACCGAAGCGATCGCCGCGACTCAACGCGATCTGCTCGACAGTGCGTTTCACGCACTCAAGCCTGGCGGCACGCTGGTTTACTCCACCTGCACCCTGAATCAGATTGAGAATCAGCAGGTGATTAGCTGGCTGTTGCAGCGCTATCCGGACGCGGTTGACGTCGAGCCGCTCAGTGGGCTGTTTGAGGGTGCAGAGCAGGCCGCGACGCCCGAGGGATATCTGCACGTCTTCCCGCAGATGTTCGACAGCGAAGGCTTTTTTGTCGCCCGTCTGCGTAAAACCGCGTCGGTCGAGCCCCTCCCTGTGCCGGGCTACAAAGTCGGTAAGCTGCCCTTCTCACACCTCAGCCGCAAGCTGGAAAGTGAGATCGTCCAGGCCGCCGCTGCCGTCTCGATTAAATGGGATGACTCGCTGGAGTTGTGGCAGCGTGATAAAGAGATCTGGCTGTTCCCCAAAGCCGTCACCCCGTTGCTGGGCAAAGTGCGCTTCTCACGCATTGGCCTGAAGCTGGCAGAGACCTTTGCCAAAGGCTATCGCTGGCAGCATGAAGCCGTGATCGCACTGGCAAAACCTGATGCGACGCAGACCTTCGAGCTGACGGCGGCAGAGGCGGAGGAGTGGTATCGCGGCCGGGACATCTATCCGGAAACCGCCCCCGCGAACAATGAGATGATTGTGACGTATCAGCAGCAGCCGCTGGGGCTGGCGAAAAAAGTCGGCACCCGCATCAAGAACAGCTATCCACGCGAACTGGTGCGCGACGGACGCCTGTTCCGTTAA